The following are from one region of the Falco cherrug isolate bFalChe1 chromosome 19, bFalChe1.pri, whole genome shotgun sequence genome:
- the TMEM106C gene encoding transmembrane protein 106C, with translation MGSALSLPVSGAPPRQRQKPEEDDDDLLNSRGHVEDIAKFPYVEFTGQDSITCPTCQGTGCIPTEQVNELVALIPYSDQRLRPQRTKLYVLLSVLLCLLISGLVVFFLFPHSVLVNDDGIKVVQVWFDKKNSVVILAITATLRIRNSNFYSVTVTSLTSQVQYMNTVVGTQQITNVSSIQPLSDKLVNFTVKAELGGPFSYVYYFCTFPKVKVHNIVIFMRTSVKLSYIGHMTQSALETYHYVDCSTNSTAALDPLPLQSLSTQGAAREAKSKP, from the exons ATGGGCTCTGCGCTTTCCCTCCCTGTTAGCGGTGCCCCCccaaggcagaggcagaagccTGAGGAGGATGATGATGACTTACTCAACAGCCGAGGCCATGTGGAAGACATCGCCAAGTTTCCGTATGTTGAATTCACAGGTCAGGACAGCATCACCTGCCCCACCTGCCAAGGCACTGGCTGCATTCCCACAG AGCAGGTAAATGAGCTGGTGGCGCTGATACCCTACAGTGACCAACGGCTTCGTCCGCAGAGAAC GAAGCTGTATGTCCTGCTCTccgtgctgctctgcctgctgatATCAGGGCTGGTggtcttcttcctcttcccacaCTCCGTCCTGGTCAACGATGACGGTATTAAAGTGGTTCAGGTTTGGTTCGACAAGAAGAACTCCGTTGTTATTCTTGCCATCACG GCCACCTTACGGATCAGGAACTCCAACTTCTACTCGGTGACAGTGACCAGCCTGACCAGCCAGGTGCAGTACATGAACACTGTGGTGGGCACCCAGCAGATCACCAACGTCTCTAGCATCCAGCCGCTGAGTGACAAACTG gTGAATTTCACTGTGAAGGCGGAGCTGGGAGGACCCTTCTCTTATGTGTA TTACTTTTGCACATTCCCCAAGGTGAAGGTACATAACATCGTGATCTTCATGAG gACGTCAGTGAAGCTCTCTTACATCGGCCACATGACACAGAGCGCTTTGGAAACGTACCACTACGTGGACTGCAGCACCAACTCCACGGCTGCCCTGGACCCGCTACCTCTGCAGTCCCTCTCGACACAAGGCGCAGCCAGGGAAGCCAAGAGCAAGCCCTGA